A region from the Methanobacterium sp. Maddingley MBC34 genome encodes:
- a CDS encoding coenzyme F420-reducing hydrogenase, beta subunit (PFAM: Coenzyme F420 hydrogenase/dehydrogenase, beta subunit N-term) codes for MVQVGDMYYAWGSDDEIAANGECGGAVTTILKFLLEDGIVDAVLAVKKGSDLYDAVPTLITDPEKVIESAGSLHCGTLNMAKIVGKYLDGAKDMKIAVTTKPCDA; via the coding sequence ATGGTTCAAGTAGGCGATATGTATTATGCATGGGGTTCAGACGATGAAATAGCCGCTAACGGCGAATGTGGTGGAGCAGTAACCACCATATTAAAATTCCTTTTAGAAGATGGCATAGTGGACGCAGTCCTTGCCGTTAAAAAAGGTTCAGATCTATATGACGCTGTGCCCACACTGATAACCGACCCTGAAAAAGTTATAGAATCAGCAGGATCCCTTCACTGCGGAACACTGAACATGGCTAAAATAGTAGGAAAATACCTAGACGGTGCCAAAGACATGAAAATCGCCGTCACCACCAAACCCTGCGACGCCA
- a CDS encoding formate dehydrogenase, alpha subunit, archaeal-type (PFAM: Molybdopterin oxidoreductase; Molydopterin dinucleotide binding domain; Molybdopterin oxidoreductase Fe4S4 domain~TIGRFAM: formate dehydrogenase, alpha subunit, archaeal-type) has translation MNIQYTPTTCPYCGCGCGFNLVSVDGKLKGVEPWKRNPVNEGKLCPKGNFSYEFVHREDRLTTPLIKKGGEFVEATWDEALDLVASKLTEMKETNAEQLAFLSSARCTNEDNYAFQKFVRTVIGTNNVDHCARLCHGPSVAGLAQTFGSGAMTNSLESCAHADVVFLIGTNTLEQHPLMWRRALQAKENGAKIMVADPRFTPSAKQADLYIPFQSGTDVALLNSMMNVIIAEGLEDKEFVENRTTGYEELKEMVKQYPPEEAEKITGVPADLIKEAAIMYAKADSAALLFSMGITQHTVGTENVMSTSNIAMLTGNIGRPGTGVNPLRGQNNVQGACDMGALPVVYPGYQAVINEELGTKMQTSWGCGDLSCAPGLTVVEMMHAAHDGDIKGMYIMGENPMISDPDQQHVEAALNNLDFLVVQDIFLTETAALADVVLPAYSWAEKDGTFTSTERRVQYIRKAVEGPGETRDDWEIISDIATRMGSELFKFNSAHEIFEEVRYVTPQYAGMNQERLSKPEALHWPCPDEEHPGTPILHAEKFATPDGLGVFKAIEFKPPAENPDDEYPFILTTGRVLFHWHTGSMTRRSTTLDREVPTGFVEINPEDAAKLGIKNKEMVKVKTRRGEIEVPAKVTSDIIQGTVFIPFHFAECAANMLTSGDALDPFAKMPELKVSAASIEKLE, from the coding sequence ATGAATATCCAATACACACCAACCACATGTCCCTACTGTGGATGTGGATGTGGGTTTAACCTAGTAAGTGTCGATGGCAAACTGAAAGGTGTGGAACCATGGAAAAGAAACCCTGTAAATGAAGGAAAGCTATGTCCAAAGGGTAATTTTTCATACGAGTTTGTCCACCGAGAAGACCGGTTAACCACCCCGTTAATTAAAAAAGGTGGCGAATTTGTCGAAGCAACATGGGATGAAGCACTTGATCTGGTTGCATCCAAATTAACCGAAATGAAAGAAACAAATGCTGAACAACTTGCTTTTCTATCATCAGCACGATGTACAAACGAAGATAACTACGCGTTCCAGAAGTTTGTGCGAACCGTGATTGGAACCAACAACGTAGACCACTGTGCACGATTATGTCACGGTCCTTCAGTTGCTGGACTGGCCCAGACCTTTGGATCAGGAGCTATGACCAACTCACTGGAAAGCTGTGCTCACGCTGATGTCGTGTTCCTGATTGGAACCAACACCCTTGAACAACACCCACTGATGTGGAGAAGGGCATTACAAGCCAAAGAAAACGGCGCTAAAATCATGGTGGCAGATCCCAGGTTCACACCATCTGCCAAACAAGCAGACCTTTACATACCATTCCAATCCGGTACAGACGTGGCATTACTGAATTCCATGATGAATGTAATTATTGCCGAAGGACTGGAAGACAAAGAGTTTGTGGAAAACCGTACCACAGGATATGAAGAACTCAAAGAAATGGTCAAACAGTATCCTCCAGAAGAAGCTGAAAAAATAACTGGAGTTCCTGCTGATCTCATTAAAGAAGCAGCAATTATGTACGCCAAAGCAGACAGTGCTGCCTTACTATTCTCAATGGGTATAACCCAACACACTGTTGGTACAGAAAACGTTATGTCCACTTCTAACATAGCCATGCTCACCGGTAACATTGGTCGACCTGGTACTGGAGTTAACCCACTGCGAGGCCAAAACAACGTGCAAGGAGCATGTGACATGGGAGCACTCCCAGTAGTATACCCTGGATACCAGGCTGTTATTAACGAGGAACTTGGAACAAAAATGCAAACATCCTGGGGATGCGGTGACTTATCATGCGCACCAGGTCTTACTGTAGTGGAAATGATGCACGCAGCCCACGATGGTGATATTAAGGGCATGTACATAATGGGTGAAAACCCCATGATATCCGACCCGGACCAACAACACGTGGAAGCAGCCCTAAACAACCTGGACTTCTTAGTAGTACAGGATATCTTCTTAACTGAAACCGCCGCCCTGGCTGATGTGGTATTACCTGCATATTCATGGGCCGAAAAAGACGGAACCTTCACCAGCACCGAAAGACGGGTGCAATACATAAGAAAAGCCGTAGAAGGCCCCGGTGAAACCAGAGACGACTGGGAGATAATTTCAGACATTGCTACCAGAATGGGATCTGAACTCTTTAAATTCAACAGTGCACATGAAATCTTTGAAGAAGTACGATATGTCACTCCCCAGTACGCTGGTATGAACCAGGAAAGACTATCCAAACCAGAAGCACTGCACTGGCCTTGCCCTGACGAAGAACACCCTGGAACTCCCATACTTCACGCAGAAAAATTCGCAACACCTGATGGTCTCGGAGTATTCAAAGCCATCGAATTCAAACCACCAGCTGAAAACCCAGATGATGAGTATCCATTCATCCTCACCACTGGACGTGTACTGTTCCACTGGCACACAGGTAGTATGACCCGAAGATCAACTACACTGGACCGTGAAGTTCCAACTGGTTTTGTTGAAATTAACCCCGAAGACGCAGCTAAACTCGGCATTAAAAATAAAGAAATGGTTAAAGTTAAAACCCGACGTGGTGAAATCGAAGTACCCGCAAAAGTCACTTCCGACATCATCCAGGGAACTGTATTCATACCATTCCACTTTGCTGAATGTGCTGCCAACATGCTCACCAGTGGTGATGCACTGGACCCATTCGCCAAGATGCCTGAACTAAAAGTTTCCGCAGCAAGCATTGAAAAACTGGAGTGA
- a CDS encoding formate/nitrite transporter (PFAM: Formate/nitrite transporter~TIGRFAM: formate/nitrite transporter) has protein sequence MASSFKSPADTAKACVGIAALKEKAPLSNLLVLSFLAGAYIAFGGLLAEVATGGMAAAGYPTGLVKLVFGGVFPVGLMLVVIAGSELFTGNCMYMPMGMLQGKSSLMGTIRNWVGSWVFNLVGALFVAYCLAYLTGILTADPWSATAVTIAKTKALGGAQFVAAGKTVTSLNWMQVFWRAIGCNWLVCLAVYLAIASDDIIGKVFGIWFPIMAFVCIGFEHVVANMFFIPMGIFIGGVTWSQFFINNMIPATLGNIVGGAIFVGCIYWFTYLRGTKKAEA, from the coding sequence ATGGCATCGTCGTTTAAATCACCTGCAGATACCGCAAAAGCATGTGTCGGTATTGCAGCATTGAAAGAAAAAGCCCCTTTAAGTAATTTACTTGTTTTAAGCTTTTTAGCTGGGGCCTACATTGCATTTGGAGGACTTCTGGCAGAAGTTGCTACTGGAGGAATGGCTGCTGCCGGTTATCCTACAGGACTAGTAAAACTTGTCTTTGGTGGCGTGTTCCCAGTAGGGCTAATGCTGGTCGTTATAGCCGGTTCTGAGCTGTTTACTGGTAATTGTATGTACATGCCCATGGGAATGCTTCAGGGAAAATCAAGCCTAATGGGTACTATTCGAAACTGGGTAGGAAGCTGGGTTTTCAACCTGGTAGGAGCATTATTTGTTGCATACTGCCTTGCATACCTAACCGGTATTCTAACCGCAGATCCTTGGTCAGCAACCGCAGTTACCATCGCTAAAACCAAAGCTCTCGGTGGAGCTCAGTTTGTAGCAGCAGGAAAAACTGTAACCTCTCTAAACTGGATGCAAGTGTTCTGGAGAGCAATTGGATGTAACTGGTTAGTTTGTCTAGCAGTTTACCTGGCCATTGCCTCAGATGATATTATTGGTAAAGTATTTGGAATATGGTTCCCAATTATGGCTTTCGTATGTATAGGATTCGAGCACGTTGTTGCAAATATGTTCTTTATACCTATGGGAATATTCATAGGCGGAGTGACCTGGTCCCAGTTCTTCATTAACAACATGATACCAGCTACTCTCGGTAACATCGTTGGTGGAGCAATATTTGTGGGCTGTATCTACTGGTTCACTTACCTACGTGGAACCAAAAAAGCAGAAGCCTAA